From the genome of Streptomyces sp. NBC_01116, one region includes:
- a CDS encoding response regulator yields the protein MTQPTPEPTTAPEPTAVPRAPIKVLLADDQALLRSAFRVLVDSEPDMEVVGEAADGAEAVELARATGAGVVLMDIRMPGTDGLAATRMISADPELSEVRVVMLTTFEVDEYVVQSLRAGASGFLGKGAEPDELLNAIRIAAAGEALLSPAATKGLIATFLAQGGSSGEGPDSAEYAERLAALTGREREVLVLVAGGHSNDQIAERLAVSPLTVKTHVNRAMAKLGARDRAQLVVIAYESGLVRPRAE from the coding sequence ATGACCCAGCCGACACCGGAACCGACGACGGCACCGGAACCGACGGCCGTGCCGCGGGCTCCCATCAAGGTGCTGCTCGCCGACGACCAGGCGCTGCTGCGCAGCGCGTTCCGGGTGCTGGTGGACTCCGAGCCGGACATGGAAGTGGTCGGCGAGGCCGCCGACGGGGCCGAGGCCGTCGAGCTGGCCCGTGCCACGGGGGCCGGCGTGGTGCTCATGGACATCCGGATGCCGGGCACCGACGGACTCGCCGCCACCCGCATGATCAGCGCCGACCCGGAGCTGTCCGAGGTGCGGGTGGTCATGCTCACCACCTTCGAGGTCGACGAGTACGTGGTCCAGTCGCTGCGCGCCGGAGCCTCCGGCTTCCTCGGCAAGGGCGCGGAGCCGGACGAGCTCCTCAACGCCATCCGGATCGCCGCGGCCGGCGAGGCGCTGCTCTCCCCGGCGGCGACCAAGGGGCTCATCGCCACGTTCCTGGCCCAGGGCGGCAGCTCGGGGGAGGGGCCGGACAGCGCGGAGTACGCCGAGCGGCTGGCGGCGCTCACCGGCCGCGAACGCGAGGTGCTGGTGCTGGTCGCGGGCGGCCACTCCAACGACCAGATCGCCGAGCGGCTCGCGGTCAGCCCGCTCACCGTCAAGACCCATGTGAACCGTGCGATGGCGAAGCTGGGAGCCCGGGACCGGGCCCAATTGGTGGTAATCGCCTACGAATCGGGCCTGGTGCGTCCCCGGGCGGAGTGA
- a CDS encoding sensor histidine kinase has translation MTTLSSGFACARRWLRDHPLAFDATLALGSLVAMIAGSFADPGTGHGPTFGTRTPEPFSVLLMVLAAVALVLRRRRPMAVLAATGALSATEYSLMDPPAPVVMSTVIALYTVASRTDRPTTWRVGLLTMGALTAASMFFGSTPWYSQENLGVFAWTGMAGAAGDAVRSRRAFVDAIRERAERAERTREEEARRRVAEERLRIARDLHDVVAHHIALVNVQAGVAAHVMDKRPDQAKEALAHVRDASRSALNELRVTVGLLRQQGDPEAPTEPAPGLAVLGELVDTFRNAGLPVEVAGSDHGNRLPAAVDLAAYRVIQEALTNVRKHAGAGARAEVSVVRVGATAEVTVLDNGRGSAARRPGSGADDDLDSGGHGLVGMRERVTALGGALTAGPRYGGGFRVHAILPVEARTGEPERPGTAGGTGLCR, from the coding sequence GTGACCACCCTCTCGTCCGGCTTCGCGTGCGCCCGCCGCTGGCTCCGGGACCATCCCCTCGCGTTCGACGCGACCCTCGCCCTCGGCTCGCTCGTCGCGATGATCGCCGGATCGTTCGCGGACCCGGGCACCGGACACGGGCCGACCTTCGGCACCCGGACCCCCGAGCCGTTCAGCGTGCTCCTGATGGTTCTCGCCGCCGTGGCGCTGGTCCTGCGGCGACGGCGTCCGATGGCGGTGCTCGCCGCCACCGGGGCCCTCTCGGCCACCGAGTACAGCCTGATGGACCCGCCCGCCCCGGTCGTCATGAGCACGGTCATCGCCCTCTACACCGTCGCCTCGCGCACCGACCGCCCCACCACCTGGCGGGTCGGGCTGCTGACCATGGGGGCGCTCACGGCGGCCTCCATGTTCTTCGGCTCGACGCCCTGGTACAGCCAGGAGAACCTCGGCGTGTTCGCCTGGACCGGGATGGCGGGGGCCGCCGGGGACGCGGTACGCAGCCGACGGGCGTTCGTCGACGCCATCCGGGAGCGCGCCGAGCGGGCCGAGCGCACCCGCGAGGAGGAGGCCCGCCGCCGGGTCGCCGAGGAGCGGCTGCGGATCGCCCGGGACCTCCACGACGTCGTCGCCCACCACATCGCCCTGGTCAACGTCCAGGCCGGGGTCGCCGCCCACGTCATGGACAAGCGCCCGGACCAGGCCAAGGAAGCGCTCGCCCACGTCCGCGACGCCAGCCGCTCCGCGCTCAACGAACTCCGGGTCACCGTCGGCCTCCTGCGCCAGCAGGGCGACCCCGAGGCGCCCACCGAACCGGCCCCCGGGCTCGCCGTGCTCGGCGAGCTGGTCGACACCTTCCGCAACGCCGGGCTCCCCGTCGAGGTGGCGGGCTCCGACCACGGGAACCGGCTGCCCGCCGCCGTCGACCTGGCCGCGTACCGGGTCATCCAGGAGGCCCTGACCAACGTCCGCAAGCACGCGGGCGCCGGGGCCAGGGCCGAGGTGAGCGTCGTACGGGTGGGCGCCACCGCCGAGGTCACCGTGCTCGACAACGGCCGGGGGAGCGCCGCCCGGCGGCCCGGCTCCGGAGCCGACGACGACCTCGACAGCGGCGGCCACGGCCTGGTCGGCATGCGCGAGCGCGTCACCGCCCTCGGCGGGGCCCTCACCGCGGGGCCTCGGTACGGCGGCGGCTTCCGGGTCCATGCGATCCTTCCGGTCGAGGCCCGCACGGGTGAACCGGAGCGGCCGGGCACAGCGGGCGGGACGGGGCTCTGCCGATGA
- a CDS encoding PspA/IM30 family protein codes for MKRMGMVFRAKANKALDRAEDPRETLDYSYQKQLELLQKVRRGVADVATSRKRLELQLNQLQGQSSKLEDQGRKALALGREDLAREALSRRAALQQQVTDLETQHTTLQGEEEKLTLAAQRLQAKVDAFRTKKETIKATYTAAQAQTRIGEAFTGISEEMGDVGLAIQRAEDKTQQLQARAGAIDELLASGALDDPTGTAKDDIAAELDRISGGSDVELELQRMKAELAGGSSSSQQAIEGGAQDSAQQSQQSSPHKFDKQ; via the coding sequence ATGAAGCGTATGGGGATGGTCTTCCGCGCGAAGGCAAACAAGGCCCTTGACCGGGCCGAGGATCCGCGCGAGACCCTCGACTACTCGTACCAGAAGCAGCTGGAGCTGCTTCAGAAGGTGCGCCGCGGCGTCGCCGACGTGGCGACGTCCCGCAAGCGCCTGGAGCTGCAGCTGAACCAGCTGCAGGGCCAGTCGTCCAAGCTGGAGGACCAGGGCCGCAAGGCGCTGGCGCTGGGCCGCGAGGACTTGGCGCGTGAAGCGCTGTCCCGGCGTGCGGCTCTCCAGCAGCAGGTCACCGACCTGGAGACGCAGCACACCACGCTGCAGGGCGAGGAGGAGAAGCTCACCCTCGCGGCCCAGCGCCTCCAGGCCAAGGTCGACGCCTTCCGCACGAAGAAGGAGACCATCAAGGCCACCTACACGGCGGCCCAGGCCCAGACCCGCATCGGCGAGGCCTTCACCGGCATCTCCGAGGAGATGGGCGACGTGGGGCTCGCGATCCAGCGGGCCGAGGACAAGACGCAGCAGCTCCAGGCGCGGGCCGGCGCCATCGACGAGCTGCTCGCCTCCGGCGCCCTGGACGACCCGACCGGCACGGCGAAGGACGACATCGCCGCCGAGCTGGACCGGATCTCCGGCGGCAGCGATGTGGAGCTGGAGCTGCAGCGCATGAAGGCCGAGCTGGCCGGCGGCTCCTCGTCCTCGCAGCAGGCCATCGAAGGCGGCGCGCAGGACAGCGCGCAGCAGTCGCAGCAGTCGTCCCCGCACAAGTTCGACAAGCAGTAA
- a CDS encoding DUF3043 domain-containing protein produces MFRSRAKTEKAPTDKVTADLSQQPRDPQAPKGRPTPKRSEAQTQRRRAASSAPTDRKAAMKRQREARRADLARQREALASGDERYLPVRDKGPVRRFVRDYVDSRFCIAEWFLPLAVIILILSVIQVQNIQSISLLLWLGVIILIVIDSIGISIRLKKELRERFPDTPKRGAVAYGLMRTLQMRRLRLPKPQVKRGERP; encoded by the coding sequence GTGTTCCGTAGCCGTGCCAAGACAGAGAAGGCCCCCACCGACAAGGTGACGGCGGACCTCTCCCAGCAGCCCCGCGACCCGCAGGCTCCCAAGGGTCGCCCCACCCCCAAGCGCAGCGAGGCCCAGACGCAGCGCCGTCGTGCCGCGTCCAGTGCGCCGACCGACCGCAAGGCGGCCATGAAGCGCCAGCGCGAAGCGCGCCGCGCCGACCTGGCCCGGCAGCGTGAGGCGCTCGCGTCGGGCGACGAGCGCTACCTCCCGGTCCGCGACAAGGGCCCGGTCAGGCGCTTCGTCCGCGATTACGTGGACTCGCGCTTCTGCATCGCCGAGTGGTTCCTGCCGCTCGCCGTGATCATCCTGATCCTCAGCGTGATCCAGGTGCAGAACATCCAGAGCATCTCCCTGCTGCTCTGGCTCGGCGTGATCATCCTGATCGTGATCGACTCGATCGGTATCTCGATCCGCCTGAAGAAGGAGCTGCGCGAGCGCTTCCCGGACACGCCGAAGCGCGGAGCCGTGGCGTACGGCCTGATGCGCACGCTCCAGATGCGCCGGCTGCGGCTTCCGAAGCCGCAGGTCAAGCGCGGAGAGCGGCCCTGA
- a CDS encoding methyltransferase domain-containing protein: MDEQIAGRFPVGRRLRVLDVGMGQGTQALRLARAGHSVTGLESDAGMLTAARASLATEPEGIRERVRLIEGDGRDTGVHFLPGSFDVVLCHGVLMYVEEPDPMLAGLARMLAPGGLLSLLVRNADALAMRPGLAGDFGTALTAFDTATYTNRLGLTVRADRLDALRATLAGIAAPLHAWYGVRVFTDNVGNDVELPAEELERVLTLEDRAGRTDPYRGVAALLHLCGVRG, encoded by the coding sequence CTGGACGAGCAGATAGCCGGACGGTTCCCGGTGGGGCGGCGGCTGCGCGTCCTGGACGTCGGCATGGGCCAGGGCACCCAGGCGCTGCGCCTGGCGCGGGCCGGTCACTCGGTGACCGGTCTGGAGTCGGACGCCGGGATGCTGACGGCGGCCCGCGCGTCCCTGGCGACCGAGCCCGAGGGCATCCGGGAGCGGGTCAGGCTCATCGAGGGCGACGGCCGGGACACCGGCGTGCACTTCCTGCCCGGCAGCTTCGACGTGGTGCTCTGCCACGGCGTGCTGATGTACGTCGAGGAGCCCGACCCGATGCTGGCCGGGCTCGCCCGGATGCTGGCCCCCGGCGGGCTGCTCTCCCTGCTCGTGCGGAACGCGGACGCGCTCGCGATGCGCCCGGGACTGGCCGGCGACTTCGGCACGGCCCTGACCGCCTTCGACACCGCCACGTACACCAACCGCCTCGGCCTCACGGTGCGGGCCGACCGGCTCGACGCGCTGCGGGCCACGCTCGCGGGCATCGCCGCGCCCCTGCACGCCTGGTACGGGGTGCGGGTCTTCACGGACAACGTCGGCAACGACGTGGAGCTGCCGGCCGAGGAGCTGGAGCGGGTCCTGACCCTGGAGGACCGGGCCGGGCGGACCGACCCCTACCGGGGTGTGGCGGCGCTGCTGCACCTGTGCGGCGTGCGCGGCTGA
- a CDS encoding S1C family serine protease, producing the protein MDVSPFRGRARGLLLPLSAAVCAIALAGGCSGTGPAAPAPEASASGTAQGSAKRAPDDLENAYQDVINDVLPSVVQIDASEGLGSGVVYDGKGHIVTNAHVVGDEKTFKVSVATGEAVLSASLVSSYPDQDLAVIKLDEVPDGLKPATFGDAEKVEVGQIVLAMGSPLGLSSSVTQGIVSALGRTVSESRAGGGTGATIANMVQTSAAINPGNSGGALVNLDSEVIGIPTLAATDPQMGDSAAPGIGFAIPVSMVKTVADQIIKDGKVTDSGRAALNITGRTVVDDNYRPAGVALVSVDRGGAADDAGLRPGDTITRIEDSEVTTITSLSEALAGDKPGQKVTVTYTRDGDSRTAEVTLGEI; encoded by the coding sequence ATGGACGTATCCCCTTTCCGCGGCCGGGCGCGCGGGCTGCTGCTTCCCCTGTCCGCGGCCGTCTGCGCCATCGCCCTGGCGGGCGGCTGCTCCGGTACGGGTCCGGCGGCTCCCGCCCCCGAGGCCAGTGCGTCCGGTACGGCGCAGGGTTCGGCGAAGCGCGCCCCCGACGATCTGGAGAACGCCTACCAGGACGTCATCAACGACGTACTGCCCTCGGTGGTGCAGATCGACGCCTCGGAGGGCCTCGGTTCCGGGGTCGTCTACGACGGCAAGGGGCACATCGTCACCAACGCCCATGTGGTCGGGGACGAGAAGACGTTCAAGGTCAGCGTCGCCACCGGGGAGGCGGTCCTGAGCGCCTCGCTGGTCTCCTCCTACCCGGACCAGGACCTGGCCGTGATCAAGCTCGACGAGGTGCCCGACGGGCTGAAGCCGGCGACGTTCGGCGACGCGGAGAAGGTCGAGGTGGGGCAGATCGTGCTGGCGATGGGCTCGCCGCTCGGCCTGTCCAGCAGCGTCACCCAGGGCATCGTCTCGGCGCTCGGCCGGACCGTCAGCGAGAGCCGGGCGGGCGGCGGCACGGGCGCGACGATCGCCAACATGGTGCAGACGTCCGCGGCGATCAACCCGGGCAACAGCGGTGGGGCGCTCGTCAACCTCGACAGCGAGGTGATCGGCATTCCGACCCTCGCGGCGACCGACCCGCAGATGGGCGACAGCGCGGCTCCGGGCATCGGCTTCGCGATCCCCGTCTCGATGGTGAAGACGGTCGCCGACCAGATCATCAAGGACGGCAAGGTCACCGATTCGGGCCGGGCCGCGCTGAACATCACGGGCCGCACGGTCGTCGACGACAACTACCGCCCCGCCGGGGTGGCGCTGGTCAGCGTGGACCGGGGCGGCGCGGCGGACGACGCGGGGCTGAGGCCCGGGGACACCATCACGAGGATCGAGGACAGCGAGGTCACCACGATCACCTCGCTGTCCGAGGCGCTGGCGGGTGACAAGCCCGGTCAGAAGGTGACCGTGACGTACACGCGCGACGGCGACAGCCGGACGGCGGAGGTCACGCTCGGGGAGATCTGA
- a CDS encoding bifunctional adenosylcobinamide kinase/adenosylcobinamide-phosphate guanylyltransferase, with the protein MELTLLGTGAPDGLPRPSCPCASCASARGPWARAATALLVDDALLLDLTPGAVFAAARAGRSLGAVRQVLLTHPHDGPAVELPALLPPAGRVPDGQVLTLISGHRVRAVAMDAPGTGYEVTGPEGERLLYLPPGAAPSGLPEQSDRPLDTVVCDVIGRPDAVARLRSAGAVGPATEVIAVHLDHDAPPGPALERRLAAAGARAVPDGTTLAVGGYHAVPDVPRRVLVTGGARSGKSLEAEQRLETFPEVVYVATGGRRDGDPEWAARIGLHRERRPGAWRTEETCDIAELLRADGPPLLIDCLSLWLTDAMDRVEAWEDERWHDGGGTALRERVVELVAAVRGTRRPVVLVTNEVGSGVVPATSAGRRFRDELGRLNAAVAAECEQVLLVVAGQVLVLRG; encoded by the coding sequence GTGGAACTGACTCTGCTCGGCACCGGAGCCCCCGACGGGCTGCCGCGCCCCTCCTGTCCCTGCGCGTCCTGCGCCTCGGCCCGCGGCCCCTGGGCGCGGGCCGCGACGGCGCTGCTGGTCGACGACGCGCTGCTGCTGGACCTCACCCCCGGGGCGGTGTTCGCCGCCGCCCGTGCGGGGCGTTCGCTGGGCGCGGTCCGGCAGGTGCTGCTGACGCACCCGCACGACGGGCCCGCCGTCGAACTGCCCGCGCTGCTGCCACCGGCGGGCCGGGTGCCGGACGGCCAGGTCCTGACGCTGATCAGCGGGCACCGGGTGCGGGCGGTGGCGATGGACGCCCCGGGGACCGGGTACGAGGTGACCGGCCCGGAGGGCGAGCGGCTGCTGTACCTGCCGCCGGGAGCCGCCCCCTCCGGCCTGCCCGAACAGTCGGACCGGCCCCTGGACACGGTCGTCTGCGATGTGATCGGGCGGCCCGACGCGGTGGCCCGGCTGCGGTCGGCCGGAGCGGTCGGGCCGGCCACCGAGGTGATCGCGGTCCACCTGGACCACGACGCCCCGCCGGGCCCGGCGCTGGAGCGGCGGCTGGCGGCGGCCGGTGCGCGGGCGGTGCCGGACGGGACGACGCTGGCGGTGGGCGGGTACCACGCGGTGCCGGACGTGCCGCGCCGGGTGCTGGTGACGGGGGGCGCGCGGTCGGGGAAGTCGCTGGAGGCGGAGCAGCGCCTGGAGACGTTCCCGGAGGTGGTGTACGTGGCGACCGGCGGCCGCCGCGACGGGGACCCGGAGTGGGCGGCCCGGATCGGACTGCACCGGGAGCGCAGGCCCGGCGCCTGGCGGACCGAGGAGACCTGCGACATCGCGGAGCTGCTGCGGGCGGACGGGCCGCCGCTGCTGATCGACTGCCTGTCGCTGTGGCTGACCGACGCGATGGACCGGGTGGAGGCCTGGGAGGACGAGCGGTGGCACGACGGCGGCGGGACGGCGTTGCGGGAGCGGGTCGTGGAGCTGGTCGCCGCGGTGCGCGGGACCCGGCGGCCGGTGGTGCTGGTGACCAACGAGGTGGGGTCCGGGGTGGTGCCGGCGACGTCGGCGGGGCGGCGGTTCCGGGACGAGCTGGGGCGGCTGAACGCGGCGGTGGCGGCCGAGTGCGAGCAGGTGCTGCTGGTGGTGGCGGGGCAGGTGCTGGTGCTGCGGGGGTGA